One genomic segment of Luteolibacter sp. Y139 includes these proteins:
- the hisS gene encoding histidine--tRNA ligase: MAGPRFQALPGFRDFLPKDTAARNYLFETWRSVARRYGFVEYETPLLEDTALYMKKAGGELNSQLFRFEDQGGRDVTLRPEVTASLARLVAQHQRDFPKPLKWFEIGQCFRYEKPQKGRGREFFQFNVDILGEAGPQADAELIALAIDTMLAFGFQPGDFIVRVSDRQAWLDFASQRGVKEESIPDFLQIIDKLEREKPEVTEQKLSALGLSASEVNAFIANPENASAAFETIRAELTARGLGDYLSLDLSIVRGLAYYTGVVFEVFDSKKSMRAVAGGGRYDTLVGIISDGGISMPATGFAMGDYVIRNLIEETPHAELNMAAWLQRNAAACEIYLVLADDSKRPAALEILSDLRNAGISCDLPFSAAKVNKQFQNAERSGARFALVIGSELPELKLKALSSRGEETCHVLGLADWLTERLKQPDGPLLA; encoded by the coding sequence ATGGCAGGTCCTCGTTTCCAAGCACTTCCCGGTTTCCGCGACTTTCTCCCGAAAGACACCGCGGCGAGGAACTATTTGTTTGAGACCTGGCGCTCGGTCGCACGCCGCTACGGCTTCGTGGAATACGAAACGCCGCTTCTCGAGGACACCGCCCTTTACATGAAGAAAGCAGGCGGCGAACTGAACTCGCAGCTCTTTCGCTTCGAGGACCAAGGCGGCCGCGACGTGACGCTTCGTCCCGAAGTAACAGCCTCGCTGGCGCGCTTGGTTGCCCAACATCAACGCGATTTCCCGAAGCCGCTCAAGTGGTTCGAAATCGGCCAATGCTTCCGCTACGAGAAGCCGCAGAAGGGCCGCGGCCGTGAGTTCTTCCAATTCAACGTCGACATCCTCGGCGAAGCCGGCCCCCAGGCCGATGCCGAACTGATCGCACTCGCAATCGACACCATGCTCGCCTTCGGCTTCCAGCCGGGCGACTTCATCGTGCGCGTCTCCGACCGTCAGGCTTGGCTCGATTTCGCGTCGCAACGCGGCGTCAAGGAAGAGAGCATCCCGGATTTCCTCCAGATCATCGACAAGCTGGAGCGCGAGAAGCCGGAAGTGACCGAGCAGAAGCTGTCTGCCCTCGGCCTCAGTGCCTCTGAGGTGAATGCCTTCATTGCCAACCCCGAGAACGCCTCCGCTGCTTTCGAAACTATCCGCGCCGAGCTCACCGCTCGCGGTCTCGGCGACTACCTCTCACTCGATCTCTCTATCGTCCGCGGTCTCGCCTACTACACCGGCGTCGTCTTCGAAGTCTTCGACTCGAAGAAAAGTATGCGCGCCGTCGCTGGTGGCGGTCGCTACGACACTCTGGTCGGCATCATTTCTGATGGCGGCATCTCCATGCCCGCGACCGGTTTCGCGATGGGCGACTACGTCATCCGCAACCTGATCGAGGAAACCCCGCATGCCGAGTTGAACATGGCCGCATGGCTGCAGCGCAATGCCGCCGCCTGCGAGATCTACCTCGTGCTCGCCGACGACTCGAAGCGCCCCGCCGCGCTCGAAATCCTCAGCGACCTCCGCAATGCTGGCATCTCCTGCGATCTCCCCTTCTCCGCCGCCAAGGTGAACAAGCAGTTCCAGAACGCCGAGCGCAGCGGAGCCCGCTTCGCCCTCGTCATCGGCAGCGAACTGCCCGAGCTCAAGCTCAAGGCCCTCTCCTCCCGCGGCGAGGAAACCTGCCATGTCCTCGGCCTCGCCGACTGGCTCACCGAACGCCTCAAGCAACCCGACGGCCCGCTCCTCGCCTAA
- a CDS encoding ExbD/TolR family protein: MPVKLQSSGGEDHEEDARIEIVPLIDIMFFLLASFMMVSLSMTSIHRVNLKLPAAKTAMADNKTPPIHLAVDAHGVITWDAKIVTPTEITERLLAMKPTEDTKVLIAPDQDSRTQAVMSVIDAARAAGVEKVSFETKLQAP; encoded by the coding sequence ATGCCGGTCAAACTCCAGTCGAGCGGTGGCGAAGACCACGAGGAAGATGCGCGGATCGAAATCGTGCCGCTGATCGACATCATGTTCTTCCTGCTAGCCAGCTTCATGATGGTTAGCCTGAGCATGACGAGCATCCACCGGGTGAATCTCAAGCTGCCGGCCGCCAAGACCGCCATGGCCGATAACAAGACTCCGCCGATCCACCTCGCCGTGGATGCCCACGGCGTGATCACATGGGATGCGAAGATCGTCACGCCCACGGAGATCACCGAGCGTCTGCTGGCAATGAAACCGACGGAAGACACCAAGGTGCTGATCGCTCCTGACCAGGATAGCCGCACCCAGGCGGTGATGTCGGTAATCGACGCCGCGCGGGCTGCCGGGGTGGAGAAAGTCAGCTTTGAAACGAAGCTTCAGGCACCGTGA
- the aspS gene encoding aspartate--tRNA ligase — translation MRTHHCNELRSSHIGETATLIGWVNTVRDQGGVIFVDLRDREGVTQCVFRPEESPEAAAASHKLRGEDVVQVVGKVAKRLEGTTNDKLGTGEIEIVASSLIIVNKADVLPFQLDKELSNEDLRMRYRYLDIRRARMTQNLRTRHRVTKSTRDFLDEQGFCEIETPILSKSTPEGARDFLVPSRLQPGSFYALPQAPQQYKQLLMVGGMEKYFQIAKCFRDEDLRADRQPEFTQIDIEASFVEQEDIIKLVEGLLGRVFKEARGANIPASFDRITWREAMDVYGSDKPDRRFGMTFVDLTEELKDCEFRVFSGAVAAGGVVKAINAKGFADISTGQIDKLTKLAQTAGAKGLAYIQARGDDRESWRSPFVKRMTDAEVEALRSKLNIQAGDLILFAADQWEPACDVLGRVRLQCADMQNLLEGNEELNFLWVTEFPLLAFDEETSRYVAVHHPFTRPLKEDEEKLLKGELSTDLRAQAYDVVLNGTELGGGSIRIHEAPLQAAMFKALGISDETAAEEFGHILDAFRFGAPPHGGLALGLDRTVMLICNEQSIREVIAFPKNNKGSDLMSQSPAEVDPKQLRDLRIQTVKKPGGTQPGNAPAAAAQG, via the coding sequence ATGCGCACGCACCATTGCAACGAACTCCGCTCCTCCCACATCGGTGAAACCGCCACATTGATTGGCTGGGTGAATACCGTGCGAGATCAGGGCGGCGTCATCTTCGTTGACCTTCGCGACCGCGAGGGCGTGACCCAGTGTGTCTTCCGCCCCGAGGAAAGTCCCGAAGCCGCCGCCGCCAGCCACAAGCTCCGCGGCGAAGACGTCGTGCAAGTCGTCGGCAAGGTCGCCAAGCGCCTCGAAGGCACCACCAACGACAAGCTCGGCACCGGCGAAATCGAAATCGTCGCCTCCAGCCTCATCATCGTGAACAAGGCCGATGTCCTCCCCTTCCAGCTGGATAAGGAGTTGTCGAACGAGGACCTTCGCATGCGCTACCGTTACCTGGACATCCGCCGCGCGCGCATGACCCAGAACCTGCGCACGCGCCACCGCGTGACCAAGTCCACCCGCGACTTCCTCGATGAGCAGGGCTTCTGCGAGATCGAGACGCCAATCCTTTCCAAGTCCACGCCGGAAGGTGCTCGCGACTTCCTCGTGCCATCCCGCCTCCAACCCGGCTCCTTCTACGCGCTGCCGCAAGCCCCGCAGCAATACAAGCAGCTCCTCATGGTCGGCGGCATGGAAAAGTATTTCCAGATCGCCAAGTGCTTCCGTGACGAGGACCTGCGCGCCGACCGCCAGCCGGAGTTCACCCAGATCGACATCGAGGCCTCCTTCGTTGAGCAGGAAGACATCATCAAACTCGTCGAAGGTCTTCTTGGCCGGGTCTTCAAGGAAGCCCGGGGCGCGAACATCCCGGCGAGCTTCGACCGCATCACGTGGCGCGAGGCGATGGACGTCTATGGCTCCGACAAGCCGGACCGCCGCTTCGGCATGACCTTTGTCGACCTCACCGAAGAGCTGAAGGACTGCGAATTCCGTGTCTTCTCCGGTGCCGTCGCCGCTGGTGGCGTCGTGAAAGCGATCAATGCCAAGGGCTTCGCCGACATCTCCACCGGTCAGATCGACAAGCTGACCAAGCTCGCGCAAACCGCCGGAGCCAAAGGCCTCGCCTACATCCAGGCACGCGGTGATGACCGCGAATCCTGGCGCTCGCCTTTCGTGAAGCGCATGACGGATGCAGAAGTCGAGGCGCTGCGCAGCAAGCTCAACATCCAGGCAGGAGACCTGATCCTCTTCGCAGCCGACCAGTGGGAGCCCGCCTGCGACGTGCTCGGCCGCGTCCGCTTGCAATGCGCGGACATGCAGAACCTTCTCGAAGGAAACGAGGAGCTGAACTTCCTCTGGGTGACCGAGTTCCCGCTGCTGGCCTTCGATGAAGAGACCAGCCGCTACGTTGCCGTGCACCACCCATTCACCCGTCCGCTCAAGGAAGACGAGGAGAAGCTGCTGAAGGGCGAGCTTTCCACGGACCTCCGCGCACAGGCCTATGACGTGGTCCTGAATGGCACCGAACTCGGCGGTGGCTCCATCCGGATCCACGAAGCTCCGCTTCAGGCCGCGATGTTCAAGGCGCTCGGCATCTCCGACGAAACCGCCGCAGAAGAATTCGGCCATATCCTTGATGCCTTCCGCTTCGGAGCCCCGCCGCACGGCGGCCTCGCCCTCGGCCTGGACCGCACCGTCATGCTGATCTGCAACGAACAGTCGATCCGCGAAGTCATCGCTTTCCCGAAGAACAACAAGGGCAGCGACCTCATGAGCCAATCGCCCGCCGAGGTCGATCCCAAGCAGCTCCGCGACCTGCGCATCCAGACCGTCAAGAAGCCCGGCGGCACCCAACCCGGCAACGCACCCGCTGCCGCGGCGCAGGGATAA
- a CDS encoding ATP-grasp domain-containing protein has product MILLFPCEPFSPRRIDPDFVTEYEAARSVGFACFAYSHEDLEVGDIATCLKILPDPGEDRQVLVRGWMVPGETYRKLHDGLSDRGFTPITSPDAYDEAHYLPLAYQHTEGHTSRSAWIEGDSPDDAWDLYQSFRHADAIIKDWVKSAKSRWKDGCYIPASTSEERFREIFKVFRHERGKLFNRGVVLREFLPIVERGSDIRGLPLVEETRLFFWQGEVLVLPDERSPSPLDEIGRWKEIATRFRSSFLTIDVALLEDGSWRIVETGDGQVSGLPVGLDPTRFYASLWNKSFGG; this is encoded by the coding sequence ATGATTCTGCTCTTCCCCTGCGAACCGTTTTCGCCCCGAAGAATCGATCCCGACTTCGTGACCGAATATGAAGCCGCACGTTCGGTGGGCTTCGCGTGTTTCGCATACTCCCACGAGGATCTCGAAGTCGGCGACATCGCCACTTGCCTGAAGATACTGCCTGACCCCGGGGAAGACCGGCAGGTGCTGGTGCGCGGATGGATGGTTCCCGGTGAAACCTATCGGAAGCTTCACGACGGGCTCTCTGACCGCGGCTTCACTCCGATCACCTCGCCCGATGCCTATGACGAGGCGCACTACCTTCCCCTCGCCTACCAGCATACCGAAGGACACACCTCGCGAAGCGCGTGGATCGAAGGCGACTCACCGGATGATGCATGGGACCTCTATCAGTCCTTCCGGCATGCTGATGCCATTATCAAGGATTGGGTGAAATCCGCGAAGTCTCGCTGGAAGGACGGCTGCTACATTCCCGCCAGCACTTCCGAAGAACGTTTCCGGGAGATCTTCAAAGTATTCCGGCATGAGCGCGGCAAGCTCTTCAACCGCGGCGTGGTCTTGCGGGAGTTCCTTCCCATCGTGGAGCGCGGCAGCGACATCCGCGGCCTCCCCTTGGTAGAGGAAACCCGGCTCTTCTTTTGGCAGGGAGAAGTCCTCGTGCTGCCGGACGAGCGCTCGCCGAGTCCTCTCGACGAGATAGGCCGCTGGAAAGAGATTGCAACAAGGTTCCGGTCATCCTTTCTCACCATCGACGTCGCCCTGTTAGAAGATGGAAGCTGGCGAATCGTCGAAACCGGCGATGGCCAAGTCTCCGGCTTGCCTGTCGGCCTGGATCCCACGCGCTTCTACGCCTCGCTCTGGAACAAGAGCTTCGGCGGCTAG
- the recF gene encoding DNA replication/repair protein RecF (All proteins in this family for which functions are known are DNA-binding proteins that assist the filamentation of RecA onto DNA for the initiation of recombination or recombinational repair.): MIRTLRAVDFRCFSGLGLEIPEGGAVFTGDNAQGKTSILEAVCVLVRLHSPRTRKVPAMCRMGGAGGFGIAGEAWGQERRVRWQRAFELAVDGEPREGAGSYLSDGGLIVWMGNEDLELVRGAAETRRHYLDFIGSQVEPGYRTALARYRRALKAKNLLLKDLRPREEELRSYEEVMISEGTLLVEARTRLVELISPRAADSQREVSGKEELLGLEYRPAGGHDLRLALEQARDRERRQRQSFVGPHRDDLLLSINGLPAGEFASEGQQRTLALALKLAQGEALAAVRGSLPVYLIDDVFGELDPGRRNAVLRVLPGAAQKWITTTHLGWLNESAGLEGMARFAVKAGSVANAID; the protein is encoded by the coding sequence GTGATCCGCACGCTGCGCGCCGTTGATTTCCGCTGCTTTTCCGGCCTGGGGCTGGAGATCCCGGAGGGCGGGGCGGTATTCACGGGGGACAATGCGCAGGGGAAGACCTCGATTCTGGAGGCGGTCTGCGTGCTGGTGCGGCTGCATTCGCCGCGGACGCGGAAGGTGCCGGCGATGTGCCGGATGGGCGGGGCGGGGGGCTTCGGGATTGCGGGAGAGGCTTGGGGGCAGGAGCGGCGGGTGCGGTGGCAGCGGGCGTTCGAGCTGGCGGTGGATGGCGAGCCGCGGGAGGGAGCTGGCAGTTATTTGTCGGACGGCGGGCTGATCGTATGGATGGGGAATGAGGACCTCGAACTGGTCAGAGGCGCGGCGGAGACGCGGCGGCACTATCTGGATTTCATCGGCTCGCAGGTGGAGCCGGGGTATCGGACGGCCTTGGCCCGCTACCGGCGTGCCTTGAAGGCGAAGAATCTCCTGCTGAAGGATCTGCGGCCGCGGGAGGAGGAACTCCGGTCCTATGAGGAAGTGATGATTTCGGAGGGCACGCTGCTGGTGGAGGCCCGGACGCGGCTGGTGGAACTCATTTCGCCTCGCGCGGCGGATTCGCAGCGGGAGGTGAGCGGGAAGGAAGAGCTGCTCGGCTTGGAATACCGTCCGGCGGGCGGACATGATCTACGGCTCGCGCTTGAGCAGGCGCGGGATCGCGAACGACGGCAGCGACAGAGCTTTGTCGGTCCGCACCGGGATGACCTGTTGCTTTCGATCAATGGACTTCCCGCCGGGGAGTTCGCGAGCGAAGGACAGCAGCGGACACTGGCGCTCGCGCTGAAGCTCGCGCAAGGGGAGGCGCTCGCGGCGGTTCGCGGCAGCCTGCCGGTCTATTTGATCGACGACGTCTTCGGCGAGCTCGATCCCGGTCGCCGGAATGCCGTGCTGCGGGTGCTACCCGGCGCGGCGCAGAAATGGATCACCACCACTCACCTCGGCTGGCTCAATGAGTCAGCTGGCTTGGAGGGGATGGCCCGCTTTGCGGTGAAAGCGGGCAGCGTTGCGAACGCGATCGATTAG
- a CDS encoding LysM peptidoglycan-binding domain-containing protein: MQSRWLFLPAAFLSLFLASCANHGGGGATAGGNPQGLGPFDSRGNYVEAWADSPSQWKKGSSRQIADAQPDRAAATNIPVSPEFVKVEEVPSNAVPYQQGPTTTTVVYKKPTKSSSKVEESTPARRTVERTAPERAVAKNTTSSKSTPKSKTSTKSSSSSVVKSTPKPKVTVKKELVKSKPKAKSSTHTVKSGDNLYNIAKRYGTSVAAIQKANGSKSAMIKPGQSLVIPR, encoded by the coding sequence ATGCAATCGCGTTGGCTTTTCCTTCCCGCAGCATTCCTTTCCCTCTTCCTCGCCTCCTGCGCCAATCACGGCGGCGGCGGTGCAACCGCCGGTGGCAACCCGCAAGGCCTCGGCCCGTTTGATAGCCGCGGCAACTACGTTGAAGCTTGGGCAGACAGTCCTTCCCAATGGAAGAAAGGCTCCTCCCGCCAGATCGCCGATGCCCAGCCTGATCGCGCGGCAGCGACCAATATCCCGGTCTCTCCGGAGTTCGTGAAGGTGGAGGAAGTACCGAGCAACGCGGTACCTTACCAGCAGGGCCCAACCACCACCACGGTGGTCTACAAGAAGCCGACGAAGTCGTCGAGCAAGGTGGAAGAGTCCACTCCCGCGCGCAGGACGGTCGAGCGAACCGCACCCGAGCGCGCGGTCGCCAAGAACACCACCTCGTCGAAGAGCACTCCCAAGTCCAAGACGTCCACCAAGTCGTCTTCCTCCTCGGTCGTGAAATCCACGCCGAAGCCGAAGGTTACGGTGAAAAAGGAACTGGTGAAGTCCAAGCCCAAGGCGAAGTCCAGCACCCACACGGTGAAGTCCGGCGACAACCTCTACAACATCGCCAAGCGCTACGGCACCAGCGTGGCTGCCATCCAGAAGGCCAACGGCTCGAAGAGCGCGATGATCAAGCCCGGACAATCGCTGGTCATCCCCCGCTAA
- a CDS encoding MotA/TolQ/ExbB proton channel family protein, translating into MLVANVVLKTFEHGGWIMWPVAATFFLALCVLLERTYWWISLKRSIRPDAQEQAREALGTGNFGVAWQLGQQMQDPFLHNLNEGISHAHTSMLAAMHLHATKWIERSEARMWVLGTIITLAPLLGLLGTVVGLMGSFAKLGDDALQVSSITGGIGEALIATSWGLAIAIGCLLPYNFFRKRVSAFRGAFENWINHAELLVQSAKAHGHDIEAYAVERHLKR; encoded by the coding sequence ATGTTAGTCGCGAACGTTGTCCTGAAGACCTTCGAGCATGGAGGCTGGATCATGTGGCCGGTGGCGGCCACCTTCTTCCTGGCCCTGTGTGTTTTGTTAGAGCGCACCTACTGGTGGATTTCCCTCAAGCGCTCCATTCGCCCTGATGCGCAGGAGCAGGCCCGTGAAGCCCTTGGCACCGGGAATTTCGGCGTGGCATGGCAGCTCGGCCAGCAGATGCAGGATCCATTCCTCCACAATCTCAACGAGGGTATCTCCCACGCCCATACCTCGATGCTCGCGGCGATGCACCTGCACGCGACCAAGTGGATCGAGCGCTCGGAGGCCCGCATGTGGGTCCTCGGCACCATCATTACCTTGGCGCCACTGCTGGGACTGCTCGGCACCGTGGTTGGCCTGATGGGATCCTTCGCGAAGTTGGGGGACGATGCTCTTCAAGTGAGTTCGATCACCGGTGGTATCGGTGAAGCGCTGATCGCCACGTCATGGGGCCTTGCCATCGCGATCGGCTGCCTGCTGCCTTACAATTTCTTCCGCAAGCGGGTGTCCGCCTTCCGCGGGGCTTTCGAAAACTGGATCAACCACGCCGAGCTGCTGGTGCAGTCCGCCAAGGCGCACGGCCACGATATCGAGGCCTACGCCGTGGAACGCCATCTCAAGCGCTGA
- a CDS encoding ATP-dependent helicase: MAREYTLNRRTTGPTSGIDYRAELNDEQFAAVTSPPGPSLVIAGAGSGKTRTLTYRVAYLLDHEVEARNILLLTFTNKAAREMTERVRTLVPHDVSALWSGTFHSIGNRILRRHAEVLGFTKSFSILDRDDQKSLLAGVIASLDIDTKVRRFPKADVLASIFSLVENTGESLDDILIHRYPYFEDWSSEIHKTHERYAKRKLETNSMDFDDLLVLTLRLFQKDEELLALYRKRFRHILVDEYQDTNAVQTELIDLLAGDGASVMAVGDDAQSIYSWRGADMGNILSFPKRHEGCRVFKIETNYRSVPEILDLSNAAIRANHARFDKDLKSSRDETGTKPALVPLEDPATQAAFVAQRMLELRDEGIPLEEMAVLYRAHFQSLEVQMELTHRGIPFAITSGLRFFEQAHIKDVSAFMRLVTNRRDETSFKRLVLLLPGIGAAGADKLWRDWQKTGYAESEEMPVWSEVLGGLKPPKKAAKHWEQLGYTLDELTPNGEFARPSDMVFSILEGLYADFLQASYDNYENRRSDIEQLMSYGSNFDDVLDFLSQLSLLGGADGEPTGDTAEKDDEKVTLSSIHQAKGLEWKVIFLIWLTDGQFPNGRILEADDQDQLEEERRLFYVAITRAKDELYLTYPFINPKSYSGDVIQRPSRFLEDFPRNLVEEWKVGSSWADEPF; this comes from the coding sequence ATGGCGCGCGAATACACGCTGAACCGGCGAACGACCGGCCCCACGTCGGGGATCGACTACCGGGCAGAGCTGAATGACGAGCAATTCGCCGCCGTCACCTCGCCGCCGGGCCCGTCCCTCGTTATCGCCGGCGCCGGCTCGGGAAAAACCCGCACCCTCACTTACCGCGTCGCCTACCTGCTCGATCACGAAGTCGAGGCCCGGAACATCCTGCTCCTGACTTTCACCAACAAGGCCGCCCGGGAAATGACGGAGCGCGTCCGCACCCTTGTCCCCCATGACGTCTCGGCGCTGTGGAGCGGCACCTTCCACTCGATCGGCAACCGCATCCTGCGCCGCCACGCCGAGGTGTTAGGCTTCACCAAGTCCTTCTCCATCCTCGACCGCGATGACCAGAAGTCACTGCTCGCCGGGGTGATCGCCAGCCTCGACATCGATACGAAAGTCCGGCGCTTCCCGAAGGCCGACGTCCTCGCCTCGATCTTCAGCTTGGTGGAGAACACCGGCGAGTCGCTCGATGACATCCTCATCCATCGCTACCCCTATTTCGAGGATTGGTCGTCCGAGATCCACAAGACCCACGAGCGCTACGCCAAGCGTAAGCTGGAGACGAACTCGATGGACTTCGATGACCTGCTCGTTCTCACCCTGAGGCTTTTCCAGAAGGACGAGGAGCTGCTCGCCCTCTATCGCAAGCGCTTCCGCCACATTCTCGTCGATGAGTATCAGGACACCAATGCGGTCCAGACCGAACTCATCGACCTGCTCGCCGGCGACGGCGCCAGCGTGATGGCGGTGGGAGACGACGCGCAGTCGATCTACTCGTGGCGCGGCGCCGACATGGGAAACATCCTCAGCTTCCCAAAGCGACACGAGGGCTGCCGTGTCTTCAAGATCGAGACGAACTACCGCAGCGTCCCGGAAATCCTCGACCTCTCAAACGCCGCCATCCGCGCCAACCACGCGCGCTTCGACAAGGACCTCAAGTCCTCGCGCGATGAGACCGGCACCAAGCCGGCGCTGGTTCCCCTCGAAGACCCGGCCACTCAAGCCGCATTCGTCGCCCAGCGGATGTTAGAACTCCGTGATGAAGGCATCCCGCTGGAGGAAATGGCCGTCCTTTACCGCGCCCACTTCCAATCGCTGGAAGTCCAGATGGAGCTCACCCACCGCGGTATCCCCTTCGCCATCACCAGCGGCCTGCGCTTCTTCGAGCAGGCCCACATCAAGGACGTCTCCGCCTTCATGCGCCTGGTCACCAATCGCCGCGACGAGACCAGCTTCAAGCGGCTCGTGCTTCTGCTGCCGGGAATCGGTGCCGCCGGAGCCGATAAGCTGTGGCGCGACTGGCAGAAGACCGGCTACGCCGAAAGCGAGGAGATGCCCGTCTGGTCCGAAGTCCTCGGCGGGCTCAAGCCGCCGAAGAAAGCGGCCAAGCATTGGGAGCAGCTCGGCTATACTTTGGACGAACTCACGCCGAACGGCGAGTTCGCTCGGCCGTCCGACATGGTCTTCAGCATCCTCGAAGGCCTCTACGCCGACTTCCTCCAAGCCTCCTACGACAACTACGAGAACCGTCGTAGCGACATCGAGCAACTGATGTCCTACGGTAGCAACTTCGATGATGTGCTGGACTTCCTCTCCCAGCTTTCTCTCCTCGGAGGAGCCGATGGCGAACCCACCGGCGATACGGCAGAGAAGGACGATGAAAAGGTGACGCTGTCCTCCATCCACCAGGCAAAGGGCCTGGAATGGAAAGTGATCTTCCTCATCTGGCTGACCGACGGCCAGTTCCCGAACGGCCGCATCCTCGAAGCGGACGATCAAGACCAGCTGGAGGAAGAGCGACGACTCTTCTACGTCGCCATCACCCGCGCGAAGGACGAGCTGTATCTCACCTACCCCTTCATCAATCCCAAGTCCTACAGCGGCGATGTGATCCAGCGCCCCTCACGATTCCTCGAGGACTTCCCGCGCAACCTCGTCGAAGAGTGGAAGGTCGGCTCAAGCTGGGCAGACGAGCCGTTCTAA
- a CDS encoding DUF3293 domain-containing protein, whose translation MPAEYLSTVFLLGIRPMPLPRKFAIITGWNPMDRPTSAAQNLLEDEALRRTLELKALPYFRATGCSPDRSHREPGWGVEIAKEDAITLGRRFGQRAIWWIENGNLTLIGCDDSEEIPVGKFDLRIVAEG comes from the coding sequence ATGCCCGCAGAATACCTCTCGACCGTCTTCCTCCTCGGAATCCGGCCGATGCCTTTGCCAAGGAAGTTCGCCATCATCACCGGCTGGAATCCAATGGATCGCCCCACCAGTGCCGCCCAAAACCTCCTCGAAGACGAGGCACTGCGCCGGACATTGGAATTGAAGGCTCTTCCCTACTTCCGGGCCACCGGCTGCTCGCCGGACCGTTCCCATCGCGAACCCGGCTGGGGCGTGGAAATAGCGAAGGAGGACGCCATCACCCTCGGCCGTCGCTTCGGCCAACGGGCGATCTGGTGGATCGAAAACGGTAATCTGACGCTGATCGGCTGCGACGACAGCGAGGAAATACCGGTTGGCAAATTCGACCTGAGGATCGTCGCAGAAGGCTAA
- a CDS encoding energy transducer TonB, whose translation MSPLLYALNIGTLATWLTVAGASSVACVVKVVDRLPDLLADKPKETEVVITPMAMGSAPPAASEATNDAVTEEAAVPEVPEVPEIPEMPEVPEIADLEPLPDVPDLPQVTSPDGTEKPKAPVAKPAARPKTSSNRSTAGQKSTTGESGQGTGTGNGTAKGSGDSPAGASRWVGGSMPKPNYPSSCRQSGQQGRVVVNFTVDERGYVVSASVASGCAYSALNDEALRTVRRWKFKPGPRASASRPIVFQLN comes from the coding sequence GTGAGCCCTCTTCTTTACGCCCTCAATATCGGAACCCTCGCCACTTGGCTGACGGTGGCCGGGGCGAGTTCTGTCGCCTGCGTGGTGAAAGTCGTGGACCGGCTTCCCGACCTGCTGGCTGACAAGCCGAAGGAAACCGAGGTGGTGATCACCCCGATGGCGATGGGGTCCGCCCCGCCGGCCGCCTCGGAGGCAACCAATGATGCGGTGACGGAGGAAGCTGCCGTTCCCGAGGTCCCCGAAGTGCCGGAGATTCCGGAAATGCCCGAGGTGCCGGAGATCGCCGACCTCGAGCCGCTGCCGGACGTTCCCGATCTGCCTCAGGTCACCAGCCCGGATGGCACTGAAAAGCCGAAGGCACCTGTCGCAAAGCCAGCCGCCCGGCCGAAGACGTCCTCGAACCGCAGCACGGCGGGTCAGAAATCGACCACCGGCGAGAGCGGCCAAGGTACTGGGACGGGAAACGGGACTGCGAAAGGTTCCGGCGATAGCCCGGCCGGTGCGAGCCGCTGGGTCGGCGGAAGCATGCCGAAGCCGAACTATCCCTCCTCCTGTCGCCAATCCGGCCAGCAGGGTCGCGTGGTGGTGAATTTCACGGTGGACGAGCGCGGCTATGTCGTCAGCGCCAGTGTTGCGAGCGGGTGCGCCTATTCGGCGCTGAATGATGAAGCCCTGCGCACCGTGCGCCGCTGGAAATTCAAGCCCGGTCCGCGGGCAAGTGCTTCCCGGCCGATTGTTTTCCAACTGAACTGA